A genome region from Anolis carolinensis isolate JA03-04 chromosome 6, rAnoCar3.1.pri, whole genome shotgun sequence includes the following:
- the LOC100554896 gene encoding olfactory receptor 9S13-like, with the protein MKNHTMVSQFILEGFEGDLELQLGLSLLFMLFYALTLMGNIGMIVIITVDVQLHNPMYFFLKNLSLLDICYSTVITPKAMLTFATGDKTISYNKCATQMFFFSLFGTTECFFLAAMAYDRFVAICNPLLYNRTMSKKTCLHLVAVSYFFGLLNCCTQTGFTFSLSYCEPGKINQFFCDVPAVMKASCSDTFINEIVLLGMCGLIIVITFTIVLISYGYIVATILSIPSVEGRHKAFSTCTSHIMAVSLFFGTAFFMYGQPGAISSPNQGKVVSVFYTIVIPMVNPFIYSLRNKEVKAALGRILNINKVQVALVVSQKSLP; encoded by the exons ATGAAAAACCACACCATGGTTTCACAATTCATCTTGGAGGGATTTGAAGGAGACCTGGAGCTACAGCTAGGATTGTCTCTtctttttatgctgttttatgcatTGACCTTAATGGGCAATATTGGAATGATTGTTATAATCACTGTTGATGTTCAActtcacaatcctatgtacttcTTCCTGAAAAACCTATCCCTTTTAGATATTTGCTATTCCACTGTCATCACACCCAAAGCTATGCTAACCTTTGCAACTGGGGATAAGACCATTTCTTACAATAAGTGTGCCACACAGatgttcttcttctctctctttggaACCACTGAATGTTTCTTCCTAGCTGCGATGGCATATGACCGATTTGTTGCCATCTGCAACCCGTTGCTTTACAATAGGACCATGTCCAAAAAGACATGTCTACACTTAGTAGCAGTTTCATACTTCTTTGGCTTACTTAACTGTTGCACACAAACAGGTTTCACATTCAGCTTGTCCTATTGTGAACCAGGGAAAATCAACCAGTTCTTTTGTGATGTCCCAGCTGTCATGAAGGCCTCATGCTCAGACACTTTTATAAATGAAATTGTACTACTAGGAATGTGTGGGTTGATCATAGTTATAACATTCACAATTGTCCTGATCTCCTATGGCTATATTGTGGCAACTATCTTGAGCATACCATCTGTTGAGGGCAGACATAAAGCCTTTTCCACTTGTACATCCCATATCATGGCTGTAAGTTTGTTTTTTGGTACAGCTTTCTTTATGTATGGACAACCTGGGGCCATCTCTTCTCCCAATCAAGGCAAAGTAGTCTCTGTATTCTACACCATTGTAATCCCAATGGTGAACCCATTCATTTACAGTCTGCGAAACAAGGAGGTCAAAGCTGCATTGGGGAG gattttgaacatcaacaaagtccaggtggctctggtAGTGAGCCAGAAGAGTCTTCCTTAG
- the LOC100555088 gene encoding olfactory receptor 9S13, producing MRNQSEITEFILVGFLGKPQLQIALFILFLIMYVITLIGNIGMIITTSIDVHLQTPMYFLLKNLSFIDACYSSVITPKAMLNFLTQNKTISRNKCAAQMFFFSLLGTTEAFLLAGMAYDRFTAICNPLLYHSMMSKKICALLVAISYSFGFLNCSIQAGLTFSLFYCQPVEINQFFCDVPAVMKASCSDTFVNEIVLLVLCGSIVVTTFSVILISYAYIMVTVLQIPSTEGKHKVFSTCSSHVIAVSLFFGTAFFMYGQPGSITSPNQGKVVSIFYTIVIPMLNPLIYSLRNKEVKDALMRLLRRRNFSHSM from the coding sequence ATGAGAAACCAATCCGAGATCACTGAATTCATTTTGGTGGGATTTCTGGGTAAGCCACAGCTGCAGATAgctcttttcattctttttttgatCATGTATGTCATTACTCTTATAGGTAACATTGGCATGATCATAACCACCTCAATTGATGTTCACCTTCAAACTCCTATGTACTTCCTCTTGAAGAATTTGTCCTTCATAGATGCCTGCTACTCATCTGTCATCACTCCCAAAGCCATGCTGAACTTCTTAACTCAGAACAAGACAATTTCCCGCAATAAATGTGCAGCCCAAATgttcttcttctctcttcttgGGACCACTGAGGCTTTTCTCCTAGCTGGGATGGCCTATGATCGTTTCACTGCTATTTGCAACCCGCTACTTTACCATTCAATGATGTCTAAGAAGATCTGTGCACTTTTGGTGGCCATTTCATATTCCTTTGGTTTCCTCAATTGTAGCATACAAGCGGGCTTAACATTCAGCTTATTCTACTGTCAACCTGTGGAGATCAACCAATTCTTTTGTGATGTTCCAGCTGTCATGAAGGCTTCTTGCTCTGACACTTTTGTAAATGAAATTGTGCTGTTAGTGCTGTGTGGTTCTATTGTAGTAACAACATTCTCAGTTATCTTAATATCCTATGCCTATATTATGGTCACTGTCCTTCAAATACCTTCTACCGaaggaaaacacaaagttttctcAACATGTTCTTCCCATGTCATTGCTGTAAGTTTGTTCTTTGGGACAGCTTTCTTTATGTATGGCCAACCTGGTAGCATCACTTCTCCTAACCAAGGCAAAGTGGTGTCTATTTTTTACACCATTGTAATTCCAATGCTGAACCCATTAATATACAGTTTAAGGAACAAGGAAGTGAAAGATGCCTTGATGAGATTGCTAAGAAGGAGAAACTTCTCCCACTCAATGTGA
- the LOC100554698 gene encoding olfactory receptor 6B9-like encodes MLLTFVSQEAVVINVCNFIQPNTYLFSPTEKKLHKPGPGMGKGTKTVFTEFILVGFPTSMHFQLLLFFVFLINYVLVLAENIVIMITVWLNKHLHKPMYYFLCNMSFLEIWYISVTIPKMLSGFLTQNKNISFAGCMTQLYFFVSLACTESALLAVMAYDRYVAICFPLRYTAIMSTRFSIKLAGGSWLSGFTISIFKVSFISQITFCGSNIINHFFCDISPVLNLACTDMSLAEMVDFVLAIIILVLPLSVTVLSYIYIIATILSISSTTGRNKAFSTCASHLSVVILYYTAMIFMYVRPKAISSYNSNKLISVIYAVLTPMLNPWIYCLRNKEVKKAIWRTMGGKNML; translated from the coding sequence ATGCTTTTGACTTTTGTTTCACAAGAAGCCGTTGTGATAAATGTGTGTAACTTTATCCAACCTAATACGTATTTATTTTCTCCTACAGAGAAGAAACTGCATAAGCCaggaccaggcatgggaaaagggACCAAGACTGTTTTCACTGAGTTTATCCTTGTGGGCTTCCCAACCTCAATGCATTTCCAGCTTTTGCTCTTCTTTGTTTTCCTAATAAACTATGTCTTGGTGCTGGCAGAAAACATAGTCATCATGATAACAGTCTGGTTGAACAAACACCTTCATAAGCCCATGTATTATTTCCTGTGTAACATGTCCTTCCTGGAAATCTGGTACATTAGTGTCACCATTCCCAAGATGCTCTCAGGCTTTCTTACTCAGAACAAGAACATCTCCTTTGCTGGATGCATGACTCAGCtttacttttttgtttctttagcaTGCACTGAGTCTGCTCTCCTAGCTGTCATGGCTTATGATCGCTATGTAGCCATTTGCTTCCCCTTGCGCTACACAGCCATCATGAGCACTAGGTTCTCCATTAAATTGGCAGGTGGATCCTGGTTGAGTGGATTCACTATCTCCATTTTCAAGGTGTCCTTCATTTCACAAATAACTTTCTGTGGTTCCAATATCATAAATCACTTCTTTTGTGACATTTCACCTGTGCTTAATCTAGCCTGTACAGACATGTCACTAGCTGAGATGGTAGATTTTGTGTTAGCGATTATCATACTCGTCCTTCCTCTGTCTGTGACTGTTCTGTCCTATATTTATATCATTGCTACCATCCTAAGCATTTCTTCAACTACTGGGCGCAACAAGGCTTTTTCCACTTGTGCCTCACACCTTTCAGTAGTTATACTTTATTATACAGCCATGATCTTCATGTATGTGAGGCCTAAGGCTATCTCCTCCTATAACTCCAACAAGCTGATCTCTGTTATCTATGCTGTACTAACACCCATGTTAAATCCCTGGATCTACTGCCTCAGAAATAAGGAGGTCAAGAAGGCTATTTGGAGAACAATGGGTGGCAAGAATATGCTATGA
- the LOC100555287 gene encoding olfactory receptor 9S13-like has protein sequence MENCSTATEFILVGFRDLPELQITFFITFLVLYFTTVLGNGAMIALISADSRLHTPMYYFLKNLSFLDLCYSSAIAPKALVNFFEKSNIISYEGCVAQLMLFTIFVTTEGFLLAVMAYDRLIAICYPLLYPTKMSKKSCHRLVATSYACGCTNGVIQTSVSFRLRFCNHSKINHFFCDVPAVMKAASTNTYINEVVMFSLCNVIIAVTTVVIFTSYAYIMNTILKISSAEGRQKAFSTCASHITAVTIFYGTVFFIYAQPAAISSPAQSKIVSVFYTLVIPMLNPLIYSLRNKDVKEALKRTLGKKRLFSMS, from the coding sequence ATGGAAAATTGTTCCACAGCTACTGAATTTATCCTTGTGGGTTTCAGGGATCTTCCAGAGCTCCAAATAACATTTTTTATCACTTTTCTGGTGCTATACTTCACCACTGTCCTTGGCAATGGGGCTATGATTGCCCTTATAAGTGCTGACTCTCGGCTTCATACACCTATGTACTACTTTCTTAAGAACCTGTCCTTCCTAGATCTCTGCTATTCCTCTGCCATTGCTCCTAAAGCTCTAGTGAACTTTTTTGAGAAGTCTAACATCATTTCCTATGAGGGCTGTGTGGCCCAGTTGATGCTCTTCACCATCTTTGTTACCACAGAAGGTTTTCTTTTAGCAGTCATGGCCTATGACCGCTTAATTGCCATTTGCTATCCACTCCTCTATCCAACGAAGATGTCAAAGAAATCTTGCCACCGTCTAGTAGCCACTTCTTATGCCTGTGGTTGTACTAATGGTGTGATACAGACTAGTGTCTCTTTCCGCTTGAGATTCTGTAACCACAGCAAAATCAACCACTTTTTCTGTGATGTCCCTGCTGTAATGAAGGCTGCCTCCACAAATACATATATCAATGAAGTTGTGATGTTCTCGCTCTGCAATGTCATCATTGCAGTGACAACAGTGGTAATATTCACCTCCTATGCTTACATTATGAACACAATTCTCAAGATCAGCTCTGCAGAGGGTAGGCAAAAGGCCTTTTCCACTTGTGCCTCTCACATAACTGCTGTGACAATCTTTTATGGGACAGTCTTCTTCATTTATGCTCAGCCAGCTGCTATATCATCTCCTGCTCAGAGCAAAATTGTATCAGTGTTCTATACTCTTGTCATCCCCATGTTGAACCCCCTCATCTACAGCCTCAGGAACAAAGATGTCAAAGAAGCTCTGAAGAGGACTTTGGGCAAAAAAAGATTATTTTCCATGAGCTGA
- the LOC103279790 gene encoding olfactory receptor 9S13-like — MENHTEVTEFVLEGFEDEANIQLVLLILFLVMYIITFMGNAGMIIITSVDSHLHTPMYFFLKNLSFLDICYSSVITPKAMVTLASGSKLISYKGCATQMFFFSLFGTTEAFFLAVMAYDRFTAICSPLLYHTIMSKKICICLMGVSYLFGFVNCCTQTGFTFSLSFCEPTKINHFFCDVPAVMKASCSDTFVNELVLLVLCGFIIVTTAVIVVVSYAYIVTTILHMPSVKGRYKAFSTCTSHLMAVSLFFGTVFFMYAQPGGMSSPNQGKVMSVFYTIVIPMLNPLIYSLRNKEVKEALKRQFGRKGFAL, encoded by the coding sequence ATGGAAAACCATACTGAGGTCACTGAATTTGTCTTGGAGGGATTTGAGGATGAAGCTAACATACAGCTAGTTCTTTTAATCCTCTTTTTGGTGATGTATATTATCACTTTTATGGGAAATGCTGGCATGATCATAATTACCAGTGTTGACTCCCACCTCCATACCCCTATGTACTTTTTCCTGAAAAACCTTTCTTTCTTGGATATTTGCTACTCTTCAGTCATCACGCCCAAGGCCATGGTTACCTTGGCAAGTGGGAGCAAACTCATTTCTTACAAGGGATGTGCCACACAAatgttcttcttttctctttttggaACCACAGAAGCATTTTTCTTGGCTGTAATGGCATATGACCGGTTCACTGCCATTTGTAGCCCACTGCTCTACCACACCATTATGTCGAAGAAAATATGCATTTGTCTCATGGGTGTCTCTTATCTTTTTGGTTTTGTCAATTGTTGTACCCAAACGGGGTTCACATTTAGTTTGTCATTTTGTGAGCCAACCAAAATAAATCACTTCTTCTGTGATGTACCAGCTGTGATGAAGGCCTCCTGCTCAGATACATTTGTGAATGAACTGGTGCTCCTAGTGTTATGTGGATTTATCATTGTCACCACAGCTGTAATTGTTGTAGTGTCTTACGCTTACATTGTGACTACTATTTTACATATGCCTTCTGTCAAAGGAAGATATAAAGCCTTCTCAACCTGTACCTCCCATTTGATGGCAGTTAGCTTATTCTTTGGGACAGTTTTCTTTATGTATGCACAACCTGGGGGCATGTCATCCCCCAATCAAGGGAAAGTAATGTCAGTGTTTTATACAATTGTCATCCCAATGCTAAATCCCCTAATCTATAGTTTAAGGAATAAGGAGGTGAAAGAGGCTTTAAAAAGGCAATTTGGAAGGAAAGGGTTTGCCCTCTGA